The proteins below come from a single Halomonas binhaiensis genomic window:
- the fabG gene encoding 3-oxoacyl-ACP reductase FabG, protein MTTERRVALVTGASRGIGRAIAHELGRQGRIVIGTATSEAGAERIDADLKANGIEGAGRCLNVTDQAGVDALIKAVSDEFGAPTILVNNAGITRDNLLMRMKEDEWDGVIDTNLKSVYRVSKACLRGMTKARWGRIVSISSVVATMGNLGQTNYAAAKAGMEGFSRALAREVASRAITVNSVAPGFIATDMTEALSEEQQTMLKGQVPLARLGQPEEIAAAVGFLTSESAGYITGETLHVNGGMNMR, encoded by the coding sequence ATGACAACCGAGCGTAGAGTCGCCCTTGTAACAGGGGCCAGTCGTGGCATTGGCCGCGCCATCGCACATGAGCTGGGCCGTCAGGGCCGTATCGTGATCGGTACTGCTACCTCCGAGGCTGGTGCCGAGCGCATTGATGCCGACCTCAAGGCGAATGGCATCGAGGGTGCTGGTCGCTGTCTGAACGTGACCGATCAGGCTGGTGTTGATGCCTTGATCAAGGCTGTCAGCGATGAGTTTGGTGCGCCGACCATTCTCGTCAATAATGCTGGTATCACTCGCGACAACCTCTTGATGCGCATGAAAGAAGATGAGTGGGACGGTGTGATCGACACCAATCTCAAGTCAGTCTATCGGGTCAGCAAGGCATGCCTGCGCGGCATGACCAAGGCTCGTTGGGGGCGTATCGTTTCCATCAGTTCTGTGGTGGCAACCATGGGCAATCTTGGCCAGACCAACTATGCTGCGGCGAAAGCGGGTATGGAAGGTTTTTCCCGGGCTCTGGCCCGTGAGGTGGCTTCCCGGGCAATCACTGTCAATTCGGTAGCTCCAGGCTTCATCGCTACGGATATGACAGAGGCATTGTCCGAAGAACAGCAAACGATGCTCAAGGGGCAGGTGCCTCTGGCTCGTTTGGGACAGCCCGAAGAAATCGCGGCAGCGGTGGGCTTCCTGACATCGGAGTCAGCCGGTTATATCACCGGAGAAACTCTGCATGTCAATGGCGGTATGAATATGCGCTGA
- the fabD gene encoding ACP S-malonyltransferase, giving the protein MTQPLALIFPGQGSQQIGMLRELAERYSVVRTTFEEAADALGYDLWKVVQEGPVEQLNATACTQPALLASSVAIARVWQEMEGPRPGAMAGHSLGEYSAMVCAGVLSFADGVRLVRLRGEAMQEAVPEGEGAMAAILGLEDAAVEEACAKAANGDVVAAVNYNAPGQVVIAGAKAAVERAIAACQEAGAKRAMPLPVSVPSHCALMRPAAERLSEALDAIELRAPRYSVVQNVDAQAHADIGTLRTRLVEQLYQPVRWVSCVESMVNNGAEVFIECGPGKVLTGLNKRIAKGSRGLAVNDPDSLIAALELARETL; this is encoded by the coding sequence ATGACACAACCGCTTGCCCTCATCTTTCCTGGACAGGGCTCCCAGCAGATCGGCATGTTGCGCGAGCTGGCTGAGCGCTACAGCGTGGTGAGAACCACTTTCGAGGAAGCGGCAGACGCCCTTGGCTACGATCTATGGAAAGTGGTTCAGGAAGGCCCCGTGGAGCAGCTCAATGCAACTGCCTGCACGCAGCCAGCCCTGTTGGCTTCCAGTGTTGCCATTGCGCGAGTCTGGCAAGAAATGGAAGGCCCGCGTCCCGGAGCCATGGCCGGTCACAGCCTGGGGGAATACAGCGCCATGGTGTGTGCCGGCGTGTTGTCCTTCGCTGACGGTGTGCGCCTGGTGCGCTTGCGTGGCGAAGCCATGCAGGAAGCCGTGCCGGAGGGCGAGGGTGCCATGGCAGCCATTCTTGGTCTTGAGGATGCCGCGGTAGAAGAGGCCTGCGCCAAGGCTGCCAACGGCGACGTGGTTGCTGCAGTCAACTACAATGCTCCGGGACAGGTGGTTATTGCAGGCGCCAAGGCAGCGGTAGAGCGCGCGATTGCTGCCTGTCAGGAAGCGGGTGCCAAGCGCGCCATGCCATTGCCCGTCTCTGTGCCGTCTCACTGTGCTCTCATGCGCCCAGCTGCGGAGCGTTTGTCAGAGGCCCTTGACGCCATTGAACTGCGTGCCCCACGTTATAGCGTGGTGCAGAATGTTGATGCGCAAGCGCATGCCGATATCGGTACTCTGCGGACGCGCCTGGTGGAGCAGTTGTATCAGCCGGTTCGCTGGGTCTCTTGCGTAGAGTCCATGGTGAATAATGGTGCTGAGGTGTTCATCGAGTGCGGTCCTGGCAAGGTTTTGACCGGCCTTAACAAGCGCATTGCCAAGGGTAGTCGTGGGCTGGCGGTCAATGATCCGGACAGCTTGATCGCTGCGCTGGAGCTGGCCCGCGAGACCCTGTGA
- the acpP gene encoding acyl carrier protein translates to MSTIEERVKKVVAERLNVKEEDIQNTSSFTEDLGADSLDTVELVMALEEEFDTEIPDEEAEKITTVQEAIDYVNANQ, encoded by the coding sequence ATGAGCACCATCGAAGAGCGCGTGAAGAAAGTTGTGGCTGAGCGCCTGAACGTCAAGGAAGAAGATATTCAGAACACATCTTCCTTCACCGAGGACCTGGGCGCTGATTCCCTGGATACCGTCGAGCTGGTGATGGCGCTGGAAGAGGAATTCGATACTGAAATTCCTGACGAAGAAGCCGAGAAGATCACCACCGTTCAGGAAGCTATCGACTACGTCAACGCCAACCAGTAA